The genomic DNA ACAGAGTGTTTCCCTTGAACACACAGATGCAGGAGTCACTGTGTCTCTCTGACCTCCTGCTGCCACTCCAGGAGGctgggaggcacctcagccctgcCATTTGTCAACCTACTCTGCACTTACATGAGATGCCTCATGGCATGGAGAATGGACATGGGATCTTCTGTTCCAGgaagcacatcccagtgctACATTAAGGTGGTTCCCCAAAGGACGTTACTCTCAACATGAAGTCACATcaagacactgtctgtcccactgaccttcaCGGAACCCtaaggaatagctgatggtgTTTCTGCTCACTGGGGTTCATCACCTCAGAAGCActttatgtgtttgtttacaTCTTGTCTACACAATGCAAACATGGACATCTGACCTAGTCATTAGTTGTGCTGCCATGGAGGGACAAAGAACCTCTTCAAGCTGAAGTGAGaagccagtgctggaaatggtggttgtgagagGCCGGTCCATGACGATTGACTTGCAGCAGGTTCTCTAGGGTGTCCAGTGGACATGGGCACAAACACTCAgtgagaaaattatttacattatatATGCTATGCAGAAGATTAtgggcagtttattgcttcataAAACAGCCATTCACTAGTTGCCACACTGAATCCTCGatctcctggttcctcatgctgtagatgagggggttcactgctggaggcaccactgagtacagaactgacaccaccagatccagggatggggaggagatggaggggggcttcaggtgggaAAATATGatagtgctgaggaacaggaaGACcgcggccaggtgagggaggcaggtggaaaaggctttgtgccgaccctgctcagaggggatcctcagcacggtcttcaagatctgcacataggacaccacaatgaacacaaaacagccaaacgCTAAACAGACActaaccacaagaagcccaagttccctgaggtaggagtgtgagcaggagagcttgaggatctgggggatttcacagaagaactggcccagggcattgcccttgcacaggggcagtcaaaatgtattggccgtgtgc from Columba livia isolate bColLiv1 breed racing homer chromosome 14, bColLiv1.pat.W.v2, whole genome shotgun sequence includes the following:
- the LOC102097730 gene encoding LOW QUALITY PROTEIN: olfactory receptor 14J1 (The sequence of the model RefSeq protein was modified relative to this genomic sequence to represent the inferred CDS: substituted 1 base at 1 genomic stop codon), whose amino-acid sequence is MYFFLLNLSVIDLGYISTTVPESMANSLWNTRAISYIRCAAQVFLVVFLDSAEYWLLTIMAYDRYVAICKPLRYGTLLGSRACVHMAAAAWATGFLHALLHTANTFXLPLCKGNALGQFFCEIPQILKLSCSHSYLRELGLLVVSVCLAFGCFVFIVVSYVQILKTVLRIPSEQGRHKAFSTCLPHLAAVFLFLSTIIFSHLKPPSISSPSLDLVVSVLYSVVPPAVNPLIYSMRNQEIEDSVWQLVNGCFMKQ